CGATCAGTATGTGCCAGATTACTTTGAAAAGATTCAAAGCTCGACCAAGAACCCGTTCATCAAGCCCGTAAGCCTGTATCCGCGAAGCGTTCGCGGTGGCGGATGGGACGATGATCCAGATCGACTTCGCAGTGCGGCGCGGCGCGGTAGTGAAGCAGCCTGGAAACAGCAAGACCCACAACTTCCCAAGAGTATCTGGTACCACACCGATGCTCAGCAGCTAGGCTTCCGCATTGTTCGCCCCGTGAAGGTTCCCTCGCCAGAGGAAATGTATTTCTACTGGAACAGTGCGAAAGACGTCTTCTAAACTTCACTGCTCTTATTAATCCCCAACTCCTACCCGACTATTCACAGGACCTACAATGAGCGAACGACTGCAAACGAAAAACAATCGCCGCGACTTTATCAAGATGGCCGGCGCGGCTTCTGCTCTGAGTGCTTTCGCTGTGCCCCATGTTCACGCGGAAGAAAAAGAAATTGGCAAGATTCAAGTCGCACTGATCGGCTGTGGTGGTCGTGGAACCGGTGCCGCTGCCGACTCGCTGAACGTCCCATCCGGCTGCACCAAGCTCGTCGCATTGGCCGACGTTTTCCAGCATCGTCTGGATGGTAGCTACAACGCCCTGAATCGCACTTTCCAAGAAAACAAAGATAAGGTTGATGTCCCTAAAGAACGGCAGTTCGTCGGCTTTGAAGCTTACAAGCAAGCGATGGACGCACTGAACCCAGGCGACATCGTTATTCTCGCTACGCCGCTTGCCTTCCGCTGGGTCCACTATCAATATGCCATCGACAAGGGCTTGAACGTCTTCATGGAAAAGCCGGTCATCGCAGATGGTCCGAGCGCCAAGAAGATGATCGCATTGGCAGAATTGGCTGACCAAAAGAACATCAAGTCGGCAGTCGGCCTGATGGTGCGTCACTGCCGTGGTCGGCAAGAACTCCACGACCGCATCCAGAATGGCGAAATCGGTGATATCGTCTGCATGCGCGCCTACCGTATGCACGGCCCGGTCGCATCGGCGTTCAGCACTCCGAAGCCAGAAGACAAATCGGAAGTTATGTACCAGATCGAACGCTTCCACAGCTTCCTGTGGGCCAGCGGCGGCTGCTTCAGCGACTTCTACATTCACCAGATTGACGAAACTTCGTGGATGAAGAATGCCTGGCCCGTCAAAGCTCAGGCTCTTGGTGGACGCCACTATCGTGGCGAATTCATCGATCAAAACTTCGATACCTATGCGGTCGAATACACCTACCCCGATGGCTCGAAGCTGTTCTTCAATGGTCGCACCATGCTTGGCTGTCGCAACGACATGTCGAGCGTTGTCCACGGTAGCAAGGGCTCAGCGATTGTTAGCACCTCGGGTCACACGCCAGGCAAGGTTCGCACATTCAATGGACAGAACCAAAATCGCCGCGAAGTGATTTGGGCCTATCCGCAGCCCGAACAAAACCCATACCAACTGGAATGGAATGACTTTGTTGATGCGATCGTCAACGATCAGCCATACAATGAAGTCCATCGTGGTGTTCAGGCAAGCCTGGTAACCAGTATGGGGCGCATGGCAGCTCACACAGGCCAGGAAATTACCTACGAACAAATGCTCCATTGCGAGCAAGAGTTCGCCCCGAACGTCGACAAACTTACCGCCGACGGGCCGGCCCCTGTGATGCCAAATGAAGAAGGCAAATACCCAGTTCCAATGCCAGGTCAGAATCGCGACGTCGAATACGTGGTGTAACCTACAAGTCACACGCGAATTGCGAAAGCGTTTCAATCATTCGATTGGAACGCTTTTTTTGTGCGCCAATTGTTTGCTACATGCTTACCGGCAACGATAAAGTACAAGATGTCTTGGTCAGACCTGAAATGAAGGAAGTTGCCATGGAACCATTCGGATCAACAATGATCGAGCCAGCAGAAGATCATGGTTCCGATTGGGGCACTCCAGAACGAAAGCCTGTCAATGTGATTTTGGTGATCGGAACAATTCTCGCTTGCTGGGCACTCGCAATGTTTGGCCCATTGAGCATTTTCTTTCCGCTACTTGCTATCGGTGTGATTCTGCACCTTCTAAGCAAGCGACAATTGCTGGCAGCGTTTTCGATTGTTGCGTTTTCGCCGTTCATGCTTGCAGTTTTCATAGCAACTGTCAGCTATGCCACCGGTACGGCAACGCTGCAGGGAATGGGGTATCCAGGCAATGGTTATTTCAATGTAGATCCGACGAGCCGATGCCTCCGCTCCAACGGTGGATGCTGTGTTTCGGGGAACGAATGGGTATTCATCCTGCCGAATAACATGACAGTCACCGCATTGTCTGTAACGTTGGGACCGATGGCTGGCAGCTATCGTGGGTCTTATCCAACGGAAGCCGAGGCCAAGCAGGCCATTCAGACTGGCAATGAGGTTGCTGAGAAGGATCTACGCGCCGGTTTCTTCGCTATAGATGGGTACAACGTCAAGCTCGACGAAGGAGTCGGCTCGCGTTTACTCGAGAGGCTCCACTACGACTTTATCTACAAAGAACCCAAACCGCCCATTACCGCCGCGATCTACGACCAGGACTGCTTTATTCTCCGCATTCCCGTCGCTCAAAATTGGGATACTAAAAATCCCTCGGCGGCTATCGCGTTAATCTCTTCGGAAAAGGGACGCCCCTTTGCATTCTATGCAGAGGGAGATTATCACCAACCTTTCCCACCGGTGACATGGAATAGGTCCCCTGACGAGTAATCTTTACTCCGACATATTCGTCTTTTGGGTCTCCAGGAAACGCAAGAGATCAAGCAGTTCGGACTGAGGAATCTGCTCGACAAAGTTGCCCGGCATCAAAGACAAAGGTGACTGTTTGCGAAGTTCGATATCACTCTGTGGTATCCGAACTTCCTTCCCTTCGGCATTGGCAAGCACGAGAACTTCCCCTTCTTCGCGTCGCGGCAGTCCTGAGACGACCTGCCCGTCGATCGTTTGAATGAGCACTGTCTTGAACGCCGCATCTACATTGCGGCTGGGTGCCAAGATGTCTTCCACGATTCGCTCTAGTGGCCGATTGCCGATTCCGTCGAGTTGAGGCCCGATCAGATTGCCCTGGTCGCCGATCTTATGACACGCGGCACATCGCTTCTCGAAAGACTTCGCTCCAGCTTCTACCGATGGTTGGCTGGAAGTGTAAATCGCTCGAATCTTCTCGATCGTAACTTGCTCTTGATCCGAAAGGGATGGCAACCCCGAAGTTAGCTTGGCGATTCGTTCCTGCAGCCCTGATGATTGAACCACAGCAGCAGTTTCCTGCTGCCACTTGGGATTCTGCAGCACATACGGAGAGGCTTTCCCATGTTCGATCGCATCCAGCAAGGCACTTATACCTTCCTTGCTATTTCCAAGAGCAAAAGCAAACTCCGATTGTTGCTCAGTCGTCGAGTTCTTCAGTTGCTCTACGAGCGAGCGGAGTACCTTGGCATTCGTCTGCCGTCCGAGAAGTTGAATTGTTCTCTGTCGTTGGGAAGGCACAAGGTCTGTTTTCAGCAACCAATTCACCAGATTATCGGATAACACGTCACCGCGTCCCAATTGCTGCAAGGTTTCTGCGATCGAGATTCGCGATTCCCAATCTAAAGTAGAATCCGCGAGAAATTCTACTAATCGAGACTCCGCTGAAGTCAATCGGAAGTCTCTTACCATTTGCAATAGATCGGCCTTAGACGCCCCTGTCTCTTGAAGAGGCAAAGCAGGCACTTCCGGCGAAAAGTCGCGCACCGCGATCCAGGCGTAGGCCGCGGCGGAATTCCCGTCAACCACTTCCACGTATCCAGGCTTTCCAGCATGCTCGCCGGTTGAAAGTGCATAGTGCGAGGCAACATCATTTCGAGGGACTGTCTGCTGAGCAATCACTTGGTTTCCATCTGCCAGCAAGACGCGAATAAGGTTCGATTCAGGACTCTTCGCCCCCGGTAGCCCATCCTGGCCACACAGCCAAAATTGAATCTCCTTTGGTAATGGAAAACTACGGCTGCGGAGAATGCCCGTTTGTTGCTCTCCGTGGACGATGCTATCCAGAAAAGAACGCGTTTCGCCTGATGTGGTCGTGCGGTCTCGTAGTGCCCACGGATTGATCGCTAATGCCGCTTCTCCGCGAATTGGATGGAGCGTCCATGCTTCCGGGCTTGCTAACTCTGCGGAGAGAACGCTCCAAAGGCGTTCGGCCCAGGCACGTGCAAGTGGGTTATCGAATGCACGTCGGCCCGCCTCTTGTTCGGCGTGGCTAAACTGACTCAAAACCGAAAGTTGACTCCACGCAGGAGAATCTTTCGTTAACTCGACGATTCTCTCGAGCATCCTGGAATCATTTAGACTGGCCGCTTGTCGGGCAACTCGCCGCAGAATCTCCCAATCTATCGAACTGCTATCGGTCCGCAAGATAAGCCACTGCGCTGCCGGCTCCGTCTCAGACACTTTCGCAATGGAAGTCAATTGCCCTGCTTCCTCATCGCTCCATTTATGAGAGCCAAGTAAAGCAACGAGTTCAGCCGAACGAAAGTGCTCGCGAAGTGCCAGTCGAATCACATAATCGAGGTGCGTATCTTCGGCTGGATTTTGCTTCCAAGCTAATAGTATCGGTCGCACATTGGCAGCATCGGGGTGGCGTCCCAGGGCATCGACAGCGGCTCGAACGACAAACGCATCTCGATCCTTTAACGCTTCACGGACAATGCCATAGTCCATTTCAGTCCAGACCTCGCGCTCGGCCAAGGCCTTGATCAAGTGAACACGCACCAGTCTATCTGAGTGGCCAGCAAAGCGTTCGATCTCGTCCTTAGTCAGTCCTTTGATTCGCTCCAACACCCACAGCGCATGGGCCAATTGACGCGGGCTTGCCTGATCGCGGATCGACTCGATTATCAATACAGCCGCATCCGAGTATTGGCTCACTAACAGGTTGGTCGCCTTGGTACGAACCAGCAAGTTTGTACTGTCCAGTTGCGCTACTAACTCGCTAACGGATTGTGTAGTCAGGTCTGTTGCCGAGGCAAGCGGTTGCGAGGAGTCGTCATCTCCGCTGTAAACAATTCGCCAGACGCGTCCATGGGTTCGATCGCGATCCGGATGATCGAGAGGAGACTCGTAATGCCCGATAATCGGATTATAGAAGTCGGCCACATAGAGCGCTCCGTCTGGCCCCATGATGACATCGACCGGACGGAACCAGGTATCGTCACACCGAACCATGTCTGGCTGCGTATCGACCTGATAGGTGGAACCAAATTGCTTTAGTTGGTCACGATGAATGACTTGTGATACCGGATTACAGATGAAGAGGTTATCGCGGTACGCCTGGGGAAAATGCTCCGCCGCGTAGTAGGCGGGACCACAGATCCCCGTCGATCCATGATTGTGGTTGATCATCGTTGGGCCAAATCCAAGTGCATCCGGCTTAGCCCCGAAGTGAGGATACTTGGCACCTCGCAACAGCTGGTAAACCGGCATCGAGTGGCAATCGGCATCGTATAGATTCCCAAGCGGGTCAAAGGTCATACCAAAGGGGTTAACCTGGCCGAATGTAAACGCTTCAAACCGGCTGCCGTCAGCCTTAAAACGATAAGTATTTCCCGACTGCATGTGGGTCATATTACCTTGGCCGTCGGTAATTTCAGAGGTATTCGAGAAACCGTGGCAGCCATAGATCCACCCATCAACCCATGGCGTGAACGAGTTGACCATGCCG
This genomic stretch from Blastopirellula marina harbors:
- a CDS encoding Gfo/Idh/MocA family oxidoreductase; this encodes MSERLQTKNNRRDFIKMAGAASALSAFAVPHVHAEEKEIGKIQVALIGCGGRGTGAAADSLNVPSGCTKLVALADVFQHRLDGSYNALNRTFQENKDKVDVPKERQFVGFEAYKQAMDALNPGDIVILATPLAFRWVHYQYAIDKGLNVFMEKPVIADGPSAKKMIALAELADQKNIKSAVGLMVRHCRGRQELHDRIQNGEIGDIVCMRAYRMHGPVASAFSTPKPEDKSEVMYQIERFHSFLWASGGCFSDFYIHQIDETSWMKNAWPVKAQALGGRHYRGEFIDQNFDTYAVEYTYPDGSKLFFNGRTMLGCRNDMSSVVHGSKGSAIVSTSGHTPGKVRTFNGQNQNRREVIWAYPQPEQNPYQLEWNDFVDAIVNDQPYNEVHRGVQASLVTSMGRMAAHTGQEITYEQMLHCEQEFAPNVDKLTADGPAPVMPNEEGKYPVPMPGQNRDVEYVV
- a CDS encoding c-type cytochrome, which produces MNLNFDARGRLWITSSVEYPYPANSPGVQPRPDRFAGVGQHAPSDWVTVVEGFSEDGRGKKVTTFVTGLNIPIGQTPLGKGDEAIIFSIPNIDKVTDTDGDGIAEERTKLYGSVGNIDTHGMVNSFTPWVDGWIYGCHGFSNTSEITDGQGNMTHMQSGNTYRFKADGSRFEAFTFGQVNPFGMTFDPLGNLYDADCHSMPVYQLLRGAKYPHFGAKPDALGFGPTMINHNHGSTGICGPAYYAAEHFPQAYRDNLFICNPVSQVIHRDQLKQFGSTYQVDTQPDMVRCDDTWFRPVDVIMGPDGALYVADFYNPIIGHYESPLDHPDRDRTHGRVWRIVYSGDDDSSQPLASATDLTTQSVSELVAQLDSTNLLVRTKATNLLVSQYSDAAVLIIESIRDQASPRQLAHALWVLERIKGLTKDEIERFAGHSDRLVRVHLIKALAEREVWTEMDYGIVREALKDRDAFVVRAAVDALGRHPDAANVRPILLAWKQNPAEDTHLDYVIRLALREHFRSAELVALLGSHKWSDEEAGQLTSIAKVSETEPAAQWLILRTDSSSIDWEILRRVARQAASLNDSRMLERIVELTKDSPAWSQLSVLSQFSHAEQEAGRRAFDNPLARAWAERLWSVLSAELASPEAWTLHPIRGEAALAINPWALRDRTTTSGETRSFLDSIVHGEQQTGILRSRSFPLPKEIQFWLCGQDGLPGAKSPESNLIRVLLADGNQVIAQQTVPRNDVASHYALSTGEHAGKPGYVEVVDGNSAAAYAWIAVRDFSPEVPALPLQETGASKADLLQMVRDFRLTSAESRLVEFLADSTLDWESRISIAETLQQLGRGDVLSDNLVNWLLKTDLVPSQRQRTIQLLGRQTNAKVLRSLVEQLKNSTTEQQSEFAFALGNSKEGISALLDAIEHGKASPYVLQNPKWQQETAAVVQSSGLQERIAKLTSGLPSLSDQEQVTIEKIRAIYTSSQPSVEAGAKSFEKRCAACHKIGDQGNLIGPQLDGIGNRPLERIVEDILAPSRNVDAAFKTVLIQTIDGQVVSGLPRREEGEVLVLANAEGKEVRIPQSDIELRKQSPLSLMPGNFVEQIPQSELLDLLRFLETQKTNMSE